In a genomic window of Aeromonas veronii:
- a CDS encoding LysR family transcriptional regulator has translation MKGSTFHCLMIFHCIVQEGSIRGAARRLEMSAPTVSLALKQLEQIVGLALFRRTTRSMELTEAGQQLHDQTGHAMATLDGALELVGQHGRAPAGKVRMTLPRYVFQTFLQPLYAGFCHQYPEIELELHLSDATVDILREGIDLGIRSGDRVDEGMVARPLSGSLREALFASPDYLARHGMPTTPMQLSAHRLIRYRFTTSNRLSALRLALDDNTPAPEMGTALIVNDTDAMIDAAKQGLGIGKMIEPVAAPQLAAGTLIPVLEPWWVTHPGLYLYYRRESAKTGRVRALIDYLLTHRLLP, from the coding sequence ATGAAAGGATCCACCTTCCACTGTCTGATGATTTTTCACTGCATCGTGCAGGAAGGGTCGATCCGAGGTGCTGCTCGCCGGCTCGAGATGTCGGCCCCGACCGTGAGTCTGGCGCTCAAACAGCTGGAGCAGATCGTGGGGCTGGCGCTGTTTCGGCGTACCACCCGCAGCATGGAGCTGACCGAGGCGGGGCAACAGCTGCATGACCAGACCGGTCACGCCATGGCGACCCTCGATGGTGCACTGGAGCTGGTGGGTCAACATGGTCGCGCCCCTGCCGGCAAGGTGCGCATGACCCTGCCTCGCTACGTGTTCCAGACCTTTTTGCAGCCGCTTTATGCCGGTTTTTGCCACCAATACCCGGAGATAGAGTTGGAGTTGCACCTCTCGGATGCCACGGTCGACATACTGCGGGAGGGGATCGACCTCGGCATTCGCTCTGGTGATCGGGTCGACGAGGGCATGGTGGCGCGCCCATTGAGCGGCTCCCTGCGCGAGGCTCTGTTTGCCTCGCCCGACTACCTGGCCCGGCACGGTATGCCGACGACGCCGATGCAGCTAAGCGCACATCGACTGATCCGCTACCGCTTCACCACCTCTAACCGCCTGTCCGCACTGCGGCTGGCCCTCGATGACAATACGCCGGCCCCGGAGATGGGCACGGCGCTTATCGTCAACGACACCGACGCCATGATCGATGCCGCCAAACAGGGGCTGGGTATCGGCAAGATGATCGAGCCGGTGGCGGCTCCCCAACTTGCCGCCGGCACCCTGATACCTGTGCTGGAGCCCTGGTGGGTGACCCATCCCGGCCTGTACCTCTACTACCGACGGGAAAGCGCCAAGACCGGCCGGGTTCGCGCCCTGATCGACTACCTGCTGACCCATCGGTTGCTGCCATAA
- a CDS encoding NAD(P)H-dependent oxidoreductase gives MSKVLVISGHPDLSHSFTNRVILGELEEAIDGLRVRRLDQRYPDTRIDVAAEQQALLEADILVLQFPFYWYSVPALLKKWIDEVLTFNFAFGPEGDKLKGKPLLISLTVGGPQESYRPLGYNHFTIPELLKPLEQLAYLTGMPYEPPIWSHGMVYIPEVYNTLELVEARARDHASRLIAVIRELQQVN, from the coding sequence ATGAGCAAGGTGCTGGTCATTTCCGGTCATCCCGACCTGTCTCACTCTTTTACTAACCGGGTCATCCTCGGCGAGCTGGAGGAAGCCATCGACGGCCTCCGGGTGCGGCGCCTCGACCAACGCTACCCCGATACTCGCATCGACGTGGCGGCCGAGCAGCAGGCCCTGCTGGAGGCCGATATTCTGGTACTGCAGTTCCCCTTTTACTGGTATTCGGTGCCGGCGCTGCTGAAAAAGTGGATCGACGAGGTGCTGACCTTCAACTTCGCCTTCGGGCCGGAGGGGGATAAGCTCAAGGGCAAGCCACTACTGATCTCCCTGACCGTGGGCGGACCGCAGGAGTCCTATCGCCCACTCGGTTACAACCACTTCACCATTCCCGAGCTGCTCAAACCCCTCGAGCAGCTGGCCTACCTGACCGGCATGCCCTATGAGCCACCGATCTGGAGCCACGGCATGGTCTATATCCCCGAGGTCTACAACACCCTGGAGCTGGTCGAGGCTCGCGCTCGCGACCATGCCAGCCGACTGATCGCCGTCATCCGGGAGTTGCAGCAGGTGAACTGA
- a CDS encoding DUF2846 domain-containing protein, with amino-acid sequence MILKKLALVSTILGTLLLAGCASVPMESAQENAKLKSFPAPQSNMAGLYIYRDSFVGKALKKNVYVDSECVGETADRTFFYKQVAGGKNHEVSTESEFSDNKLAIFTEPGKNYFVRQYIKMGVFVGGANLEAVSEDEGKRVISKVKVQLAKSGICSQ; translated from the coding sequence ATGATTTTAAAAAAACTGGCTCTGGTATCCACGATATTGGGCACATTGTTGTTGGCAGGCTGTGCCAGCGTTCCGATGGAAAGTGCCCAGGAGAATGCCAAGTTAAAGAGCTTCCCGGCACCGCAAAGCAACATGGCGGGGCTGTATATCTATCGAGACAGCTTTGTTGGCAAGGCACTGAAGAAAAATGTCTATGTTGACTCCGAGTGCGTAGGTGAAACCGCTGATCGCACCTTCTTCTACAAGCAAGTCGCGGGTGGCAAGAACCACGAGGTTTCCACTGAATCCGAGTTCTCTGACAACAAACTCGCCATCTTTACCGAACCGGGCAAAAACTACTTTGTCCGTCAGTACATCAAGATGGGTGTCTTTGTCGGTGGTGCCAATCTGGAAGCGGTCTCTGAAGATGAGGGCAAGCGTGTGATCTCCAAAGTAAAAGTACAGCTTGCGAAGTCGGGGATTTGCAGTCAGTAA
- a CDS encoding 4Fe-4S binding protein yields the protein MSVIEAVTMAAGLAYLVLLAWQARSGWQWRLALGLLLMLWLLAADSLLWLGMGLVAFALALWHLRRPLPILGELDSQWLRARTRLLLLFCWGLVTLQYGLHVWQLGLGMSPWLVRPDVVDGFLPIAGGLGLRAWLGQGLVDPHHPAATITVLVLSLSALLLGRAFCAWFCPLGLVGEWLHSLRSRWLVGEWTPPRWLDVVLRGQKFLVLAFLLFIVLIAVPSAALPGYFTSPYHQAADMKMGAFFFNLTLISGLCLGWVLLLTASFRQGFCRYLCPYGAWLALLGLLTALRIRRDPARCLRSAGHDCDKCSRACPSRIQVHQLIAVRSLECTSCLSCVAACPKRADALQLGTQGRRLAPRQLLGLLCLLLLVLPLLAYGLLGIWVSQTPLAVRAHLLQLLPQLTH from the coding sequence ATGAGCGTGATCGAAGCCGTGACCATGGCCGCCGGCCTGGCCTATCTGGTGCTGCTGGCGTGGCAGGCGCGATCGGGTTGGCAGTGGCGTCTTGCCCTCGGCCTGCTGCTCATGCTCTGGTTGCTGGCGGCGGACAGCCTGCTCTGGCTCGGCATGGGGCTGGTGGCCTTTGCGCTTGCCCTCTGGCACCTGCGGCGGCCGCTGCCGATCCTCGGGGAACTCGACAGCCAGTGGCTGCGGGCGCGCACGCGCCTGCTGCTGTTGTTCTGCTGGGGGCTGGTGACGCTGCAGTATGGCCTGCATGTCTGGCAGCTAGGGTTGGGGATGAGCCCCTGGCTGGTGCGCCCGGACGTGGTGGATGGCTTCCTGCCCATCGCCGGCGGGCTCGGGCTGCGGGCCTGGCTTGGGCAGGGGCTGGTGGATCCGCACCATCCGGCGGCCACCATCACGGTGCTGGTGCTCAGTCTGTCGGCCCTGCTGCTGGGGCGGGCGTTCTGCGCCTGGTTCTGCCCGCTCGGGCTGGTGGGGGAGTGGCTGCACAGCCTGCGTAGCCGATGGCTGGTGGGGGAGTGGACGCCGCCGCGCTGGCTCGATGTCGTGTTGCGCGGCCAGAAGTTTCTGGTGCTCGCTTTCTTGCTGTTTATCGTACTGATCGCAGTGCCAAGCGCCGCCCTGCCCGGCTACTTCACCAGTCCCTACCATCAGGCGGCGGATATGAAGATGGGGGCCTTCTTCTTCAACCTGACCCTGATCTCGGGCCTCTGCCTTGGCTGGGTGCTGCTGCTCACCGCCAGCTTCCGGCAAGGATTCTGCCGCTACCTCTGTCCCTACGGCGCCTGGCTCGCCCTGCTCGGCCTATTGACGGCGCTGCGCATTCGCCGTGACCCGGCCCGTTGCCTGCGCAGTGCGGGCCACGACTGCGACAAGTGCAGCCGGGCCTGCCCGTCGCGTATCCAGGTGCACCAGCTCATCGCGGTGCGCAGTCTCGAGTGCACCAGTTGCCTGAGCTGCGTGGCCGCCTGCCCCAAGCGGGCCGATGCACTGCAGCTCGGTACGCAGGGGCGCCGGCTCGCTCCCCGCCAGCTGCTGGGGCTGCTCTGCCTGTTGCTGCTGGTACTGCCGCTGCTCGCTTACGGCCTGCTGGGTATCTGGGTCAGCCAGACGCCGCTGGCGGTGCGCGCCCACCTGCTGCAACTGCTGCCGCAACTGACCCATTGA
- a CDS encoding DUF1971 domain-containing protein — protein sequence MSMQLIPSHWVVRRSTPFFTRENVPQALLSHHNTAAGVFGQLCVMEGTVTYHGFADEQAEEPELSLVIRAGEFATSPPQYWHRVELSENARFNIHFWAEQAESDQPLFNSRKA from the coding sequence ATGTCCATGCAACTTATTCCGTCTCACTGGGTCGTGCGTCGTTCCACACCCTTCTTTACCCGCGAGAATGTGCCGCAGGCGTTGCTCAGCCACCACAACACCGCGGCCGGGGTGTTCGGCCAGCTCTGCGTGATGGAGGGCACCGTCACCTATCACGGCTTTGCCGACGAGCAGGCCGAAGAGCCGGAGCTGAGCCTGGTGATCCGGGCCGGGGAGTTTGCCACCAGCCCGCCCCAGTACTGGCACAGGGTCGAGCTGTCGGAGAATGCCCGCTTCAACATCCACTTCTGGGCCGAGCAGGCCGAGTCGGACCAGCCGCTGTTCAACAGCCGCAAGGCATAA
- the norW gene encoding NADH:flavorubredoxin reductase NorW, whose amino-acid sequence MSAIPQRDEIVVIGSGFAAQQLVKSLRKLDAEQPIRLITADSGDEYNKPDLSHVVSRGCAAAAMTRLSGSEFAEQQHIALLPHCPVLGIDPVRRLVLTEQGSFPYGQLVLATGASAARPEIPGSEHLVTLNSQQEYAAVEGAIQQARRILVLGAGLIGCELAMDMASAGKEVTLLDLADSPLSALLPATLTQPLQQALRSQGVSLQFGTGLARIDAQPGDGWRVTLTDGRTCEQDLVIAAIGLRPNLALARGAGLAVERGILIDDRLQTSDPHIFALGDCVQWRGQLLPFLQPIVLGANALARTLLGTPTPLSLPPMLVKVKTPRYPLQLAGRTRGDDLAWQCRWNRQGMVAEAHGEDGELCGFVVGGDQMSAAFPLLRQLPR is encoded by the coding sequence ATGAGTGCCATCCCCCAGCGCGACGAGATAGTGGTGATCGGCAGCGGCTTCGCAGCCCAGCAGCTGGTCAAGAGCCTGCGCAAGCTGGACGCCGAGCAGCCCATCCGCCTTATCACCGCCGACAGCGGCGACGAGTACAACAAGCCGGACTTGAGCCACGTGGTAAGCCGGGGCTGCGCCGCCGCGGCCATGACCCGCCTTAGCGGCAGCGAATTTGCCGAGCAGCAACACATCGCGCTGCTGCCTCACTGCCCGGTGCTTGGCATAGATCCCGTCCGGCGGTTGGTACTGACCGAGCAGGGCAGCTTCCCCTATGGCCAGCTGGTGCTGGCTACCGGCGCCAGCGCAGCGCGCCCCGAGATACCGGGAAGCGAGCATCTGGTCACCCTCAACAGCCAGCAGGAGTATGCCGCTGTCGAGGGGGCAATCCAGCAAGCCCGCCGCATCCTGGTGCTGGGGGCCGGTCTCATCGGCTGCGAGCTGGCGATGGATATGGCGAGTGCAGGAAAAGAGGTGACGCTGCTGGATCTGGCCGACAGCCCGCTCAGCGCCCTGCTGCCCGCCACCCTGACTCAGCCGCTACAACAGGCGCTGCGCAGCCAGGGCGTCAGCCTGCAGTTCGGGACAGGTCTCGCCAGGATTGATGCCCAGCCGGGCGATGGCTGGCGCGTCACCCTGACCGACGGTCGTACTTGCGAGCAGGATCTGGTGATCGCCGCGATCGGCCTGCGGCCGAATCTGGCCCTGGCCCGCGGGGCCGGGTTGGCAGTGGAGCGCGGCATCCTGATCGACGATCGGCTGCAGACCAGCGATCCCCATATCTTCGCACTGGGGGATTGCGTGCAGTGGCGGGGTCAGCTGCTCCCCTTCCTGCAACCCATCGTGCTGGGGGCCAATGCGCTGGCGCGCACCCTGCTCGGCACACCGACCCCGCTGAGCCTGCCGCCCATGCTGGTGAAGGTGAAGACGCCACGTTACCCGCTGCAACTGGCCGGTCGCACCCGGGGTGACGATCTCGCCTGGCAGTGCCGCTGGAACCGCCAGGGCATGGTGGCCGAGGCACACGGCGAGGATGGCGAGCTGTGCGGCTTCGTGGTGGGGGGCGATCAGATGAGTGCCGCCTTCCCGCTGCTGCGTCAGCTGCCCCGTTGA
- the norV gene encoding anaerobic nitric oxide reductase flavorubredoxin yields MSIHVKNNIHWVGQRDWEVRDFHGTEYKTHKGTSYNSYLIREGKNVLIDTVDHKFSREFVQNLAAEIDLASIDYVVINHAEEDHAGALTELMARIPGTPIYCTHNAIDSITGHHHHPEWNFHPVKTGDSLDIGNGKQLVFIETPMLHWPDSMMTYMTDDAVLFSNDAFGQHYCDEHLFNDEVDQTELMEQCQRYYANILTPFSPLVTAKIKEVLGFNLPVSMVATSHGIVWREDPTQIILKYLEWADHYQEDRITLFYDSMSNNTRMMADAIAQGIHEVDPGVAVKIYNVARHDKNEILTQVFRSKGILVGSSTMNNVMMPKVAGMLEEITGLRFRNKRASAFGSYGWTGGAVDRIQTRLMDAGFDISISLKAKWRPDGSALAECREHGRQLARQWALHPLEAPRPITTTQATLAPEMPAAVTAAPQAAPAAEWDDDQAMLCTVCQWVYDPAQGEPDQLVAPGTPWAQVPDSFLCPGCGIGKEVFEPCAVEACI; encoded by the coding sequence ATGAGCATTCACGTCAAGAACAACATCCACTGGGTCGGCCAACGGGACTGGGAGGTACGCGACTTCCACGGTACCGAGTACAAGACCCACAAGGGCACCAGCTACAACAGCTACCTCATCCGTGAGGGCAAGAACGTGCTGATCGACACCGTCGATCACAAGTTCAGCCGGGAATTCGTGCAGAACCTGGCGGCCGAGATCGATCTGGCCAGCATCGACTACGTGGTCATCAACCATGCCGAAGAGGACCATGCCGGCGCCCTGACCGAGCTGATGGCCCGCATCCCAGGCACCCCCATCTACTGCACCCACAATGCCATCGACTCCATCACCGGCCACCATCACCATCCTGAGTGGAACTTCCACCCGGTCAAGACCGGTGACAGCCTGGACATCGGCAACGGCAAGCAGCTGGTATTTATCGAGACACCCATGCTGCACTGGCCCGACAGCATGATGACCTATATGACCGACGATGCGGTGCTGTTCTCCAACGACGCCTTCGGCCAGCACTATTGTGACGAACACCTGTTCAACGACGAGGTGGACCAGACCGAGTTGATGGAGCAGTGCCAGCGCTACTACGCCAATATCCTCACCCCGTTCAGCCCGCTGGTCACCGCCAAGATCAAGGAAGTGCTCGGCTTCAACCTGCCGGTGAGCATGGTGGCCACCTCCCACGGCATCGTCTGGCGCGAGGACCCCACCCAGATCATCCTGAAATACCTGGAGTGGGCTGACCACTATCAGGAAGACCGCATCACCCTGTTCTACGACTCCATGTCCAACAACACCCGCATGATGGCCGATGCCATCGCCCAGGGCATCCACGAGGTGGACCCGGGCGTGGCGGTGAAGATCTACAACGTGGCCCGCCACGACAAGAACGAGATCCTGACCCAGGTGTTCCGCTCCAAGGGGATACTGGTGGGCTCCTCCACCATGAACAACGTCATGATGCCCAAGGTGGCGGGCATGCTCGAAGAGATCACCGGCCTACGCTTCCGTAACAAGCGCGCCTCGGCCTTCGGCAGCTACGGCTGGACCGGCGGTGCGGTGGACCGGATCCAGACCCGCCTGATGGACGCGGGCTTTGACATCAGCATCTCCCTCAAGGCCAAGTGGCGGCCGGATGGCTCGGCGCTGGCGGAATGCCGCGAACACGGCCGCCAACTCGCCCGCCAATGGGCACTGCACCCCCTAGAGGCACCCCGCCCGATCACCACAACCCAGGCGACGCTTGCCCCTGAGATGCCTGCGGCCGTGACTGCGGCGCCGCAAGCCGCCCCGGCGGCTGAATGGGACGACGACCAGGCCATGCTCTGCACCGTCTGCCAGTGGGTTTACGACCCGGCCCAGGGCGAGCCGGATCAGCTGGTGGCGCCGGGCACCCCCTGGGCCCAGGTACCTGACAGCTTCCTCTGCCCGGGTTGCGGCATCGGCAAGGAGGTATTTGAACCTTGCGCCGTGGAGGCCTGCATATGA
- the norR gene encoding nitric oxide reductase transcriptional regulator NorR — protein sequence MISTDSLARIALDLQLGISHQDRFHRLIQSVRSLLNSDASALLRYEGGQFIPLAIDGLMQDVLGRRFALKDHPRMEAIARAGDVVRFPADSSLPDPYDGLLPDHDDFKVHACVGLPLFSDQALIGALTIDGMNPTQFDAISDEELRLVGALAAAALNNALLLERLARQSSEPLVPGTRPGPEQPEMIGQSPAMARLRHEIEVVANSELNVLILGETGVGKELIAKAVHRGSPRAKAPLVYLNCAALPESVAESELFGHVKGAFTGAIHNRAGKFELADQGTLFLDEIGELSLPLQAKLLRVLQYGDLQRIGDDTPLKVNVRILAATNRDLKQAVVEGQFRADLYHRLSVFPIHAPALRERPGDIPLLAGYFCERCRLSLGLERLRIQPQALQLLERHDWPGNVRELEHAIHRAAVLARAEQGSQTPALASHHFNLAAGPLPPSTSPATAPVAPLPGGLGLRAATDAFQLTLIEQTLAAHDGNWAATARALELDGGNLHRLAKRLGLKP from the coding sequence GTGATCTCGACCGACAGCCTGGCGCGCATCGCCCTCGACCTGCAACTCGGCATCTCCCATCAGGACCGCTTCCACCGCCTGATCCAGAGCGTGCGCAGCCTGCTGAACTCGGATGCCTCGGCTCTGCTGCGCTACGAGGGGGGCCAGTTCATCCCGCTGGCCATCGACGGCCTGATGCAGGACGTGCTGGGGCGCCGCTTCGCCCTCAAGGATCACCCGCGCATGGAGGCCATCGCCCGCGCCGGCGATGTGGTGCGCTTCCCCGCCGACAGCAGCCTGCCCGACCCCTATGACGGCCTGCTGCCGGATCACGACGACTTCAAGGTGCACGCCTGCGTCGGTCTGCCGCTGTTCTCGGATCAGGCGCTGATCGGCGCGCTGACCATAGACGGCATGAACCCGACCCAGTTCGACGCTATCAGCGACGAGGAGCTGCGGCTGGTGGGCGCCCTGGCCGCCGCCGCCCTCAACAACGCCCTGCTGCTGGAGCGGCTCGCCCGCCAGAGCAGCGAGCCGCTGGTCCCCGGCACCCGGCCCGGCCCTGAGCAGCCGGAGATGATCGGCCAGTCCCCCGCCATGGCCCGGCTACGCCACGAGATCGAGGTGGTCGCCAACTCGGAGCTGAACGTGCTGATCCTGGGGGAGACCGGGGTCGGCAAGGAGTTGATCGCCAAGGCGGTGCATCGCGGTTCCCCGCGTGCCAAGGCACCGCTGGTCTACCTCAACTGCGCCGCCCTGCCGGAATCGGTGGCCGAAAGCGAGCTGTTCGGTCACGTGAAGGGGGCCTTTACCGGCGCCATCCACAACCGGGCGGGCAAGTTCGAGCTGGCGGATCAGGGCACTTTGTTCCTCGACGAGATTGGCGAGCTCTCCCTGCCGCTGCAGGCCAAGCTGCTGCGGGTGCTGCAATACGGCGATCTGCAGCGCATCGGTGACGACACCCCGCTCAAGGTGAACGTGCGCATCCTGGCGGCCACCAACCGGGATCTGAAGCAGGCGGTGGTCGAGGGGCAATTCCGGGCCGACCTCTACCACCGGCTGAGCGTGTTCCCGATCCACGCCCCGGCGCTGCGCGAGCGCCCCGGCGACATTCCCCTGCTGGCCGGTTATTTTTGCGAACGCTGCCGGCTCAGCCTGGGGCTGGAGCGACTGCGTATCCAGCCACAAGCGCTGCAACTGCTCGAGCGCCACGACTGGCCCGGCAACGTGCGGGAACTCGAGCACGCCATCCACCGCGCCGCCGTGCTGGCGCGGGCCGAACAGGGTAGCCAGACCCCGGCCCTCGCCAGCCATCACTTCAACCTGGCGGCCGGCCCCCTGCCCCCCTCCACCAGCCCCGCCACGGCGCCGGTTGCCCCCTTGCCCGGCGGCCTCGGCCTGCGGGCCGCCACCGACGCCTTCCAGCTCACGCTGATCGAGCAGACCCTGGCCGCCCATGACGGTAACTGGGCAGCCACCGCCCGCGCGCTGGAGCTGGATGGCGGCAACCTGCACCGGCTCGCCAAGCGGCTCGGCCTCAAACCCTGA
- a CDS encoding substrate-binding domain-containing protein, giving the protein MATIKDVASRAGVSISTVSHVLNHTRRVSEDATQKVIEAVAELNYAPNSVARSLKINSTKTIGMLVTTSVNPFFAEVVQGVEAYCFEQGYSLILCNTENQPPRQQHYLRMLMEKRVDGLLVLGTDIDTPLRDMLRIHKNVPQVVLDWGTECDFANVINDNARIGARMAVRHLLELGHRDIVCITGQLSKPTTQQRLDGVRDALGEQGLTLKDDQIFEGDYESQSGFDAMQRILALQPRPTAVFAFDDPMAIGAICAAWEAGVKVPDDISIIGYDDVEMARFSSPPLTTIRHPKAELGQLAVKHLVSRIRNKELEVESMTVQPELIIRRSVKPLR; this is encoded by the coding sequence ATGGCCACTATCAAGGATGTCGCCTCGCGCGCAGGCGTATCCATCTCCACCGTCTCACATGTGCTCAACCACACTCGGCGGGTCAGCGAAGACGCGACCCAGAAAGTGATTGAGGCGGTGGCAGAACTCAACTACGCGCCCAACTCGGTAGCGCGCAGTCTGAAAATAAATTCGACCAAGACCATTGGCATGCTGGTCACCACCAGCGTAAACCCCTTCTTCGCAGAAGTGGTGCAAGGGGTTGAAGCGTACTGCTTCGAACAGGGCTACAGCCTGATCCTCTGCAACACCGAAAACCAGCCGCCTCGCCAACAGCATTACTTGAGAATGTTGATGGAAAAACGGGTGGATGGCTTGCTGGTATTGGGGACCGATATCGACACCCCGTTGCGCGACATGTTGCGCATCCACAAGAACGTACCGCAGGTGGTACTGGATTGGGGCACGGAGTGCGATTTCGCCAACGTCATCAACGACAACGCCCGTATCGGCGCCCGCATGGCCGTGCGCCATCTGCTGGAGCTGGGGCACCGCGACATCGTCTGTATCACTGGCCAGCTCTCCAAGCCGACCACCCAGCAGCGATTGGACGGGGTTCGTGATGCGCTGGGCGAGCAAGGTCTGACTCTCAAAGATGACCAGATCTTTGAAGGGGACTACGAGAGCCAGAGCGGCTTCGATGCCATGCAGCGCATCCTGGCCCTGCAGCCTCGTCCGACCGCGGTCTTTGCCTTCGACGACCCCATGGCGATCGGCGCGATTTGCGCTGCCTGGGAAGCCGGAGTCAAGGTGCCGGACGATATCTCCATCATCGGCTACGACGATGTGGAGATGGCGCGCTTTTCCAGCCCGCCGCTGACCACCATCCGTCACCCGAAGGCCGAACTGGGCCAGCTGGCAGTGAAGCATCTGGTCAGCCGGATCCGCAACAAGGAGCTGGAAGTGGAATCGATGACGGTACAGCCCGAGCTGATTATCCGTCGCTCGGTCAAACCGCTGCGTTAA
- a CDS encoding branched-chain amino acid ABC transporter substrate-binding protein gives MHKFNKITVGAAVSLALFGSISIAHAADTIKIGIAGPVTGPVAQYGDMQFTGGKMAVEQINKAGGINGKQIEAVVYDDACDPKQAVAVANKVVNDGVKFVVGHLCSDNTLPASDIYEDEGILMITPASTNPKITERGYQLTLRTIGLDSDQGPTAAKYIIEQVKPQRVAVIHDKKQYGEGIASSVKASLDKAGVKVVAFEGITAGDKDFSALIAKLQKENVDFVYYGGYHPELGLILRQAGEKGLKAKFMGPEGVGNKDISAIGGPASEGLLVTLPNKYDLVPANAPLVAAFKAKGQDSSGPFVWTTYAAMQTLVAGIAKAGEDDPAAVAAAIKAAPIDTVMGPLTWAPNGDLKGFEFGVFQWHADGTSSQVK, from the coding sequence ATGCATAAGTTTAACAAAATCACAGTTGGCGCAGCGGTTTCTTTGGCTCTGTTTGGATCGATCTCCATCGCCCACGCGGCAGACACCATCAAGATCGGTATCGCGGGCCCGGTCACTGGCCCGGTCGCCCAATACGGCGACATGCAGTTCACCGGCGGCAAGATGGCAGTCGAGCAGATCAACAAGGCGGGCGGCATCAATGGCAAGCAGATCGAAGCAGTCGTCTATGACGACGCCTGCGACCCCAAGCAGGCGGTGGCCGTTGCGAACAAGGTGGTGAATGACGGCGTCAAGTTCGTGGTCGGTCACCTCTGCTCCGATAACACCCTGCCCGCCTCCGACATCTATGAAGACGAGGGGATCCTGATGATTACCCCCGCCTCCACCAACCCCAAGATCACCGAGCGCGGTTACCAGCTGACCCTGCGTACCATCGGTCTGGATAGCGATCAGGGCCCGACTGCCGCCAAATACATCATCGAACAGGTCAAACCCCAGCGCGTTGCCGTTATCCACGACAAGAAGCAGTACGGTGAAGGGATCGCCTCCAGCGTCAAAGCCTCGCTCGACAAAGCAGGCGTGAAAGTGGTGGCCTTTGAAGGGATCACCGCCGGTGACAAGGACTTCTCCGCCCTGATCGCCAAGCTGCAGAAAGAGAACGTCGATTTCGTCTACTACGGCGGCTATCACCCGGAGCTGGGTCTGATCCTGCGTCAGGCTGGCGAGAAAGGGCTGAAAGCCAAGTTCATGGGCCCGGAAGGGGTGGGTAACAAGGATATCTCCGCCATCGGTGGCCCGGCGTCTGAAGGCCTGCTGGTGACCCTGCCGAACAAATACGATCTGGTGCCGGCCAACGCCCCGCTGGTGGCCGCGTTCAAGGCCAAGGGTCAGGACTCCTCCGGCCCGTTCGTCTGGACTACCTATGCCGCGATGCAAACCCTGGTAGCCGGTATCGCCAAGGCGGGTGAAGATGACCCGGCCGCCGTGGCGGCCGCCATCAAGGCCGCGCCGATCGATACCGTGATGGGCCCCCTGACCTGGGCACCGAACGGTGACCTGAAAGGCTTCGAATTCGGTGTGTTCCAGTGGCACGCTGACGGCACCTCCAGCCAAGTCAAATAA